A single window of Colletotrichum higginsianum IMI 349063 chromosome 8, whole genome shotgun sequence DNA harbors:
- a CDS encoding ABC transporter, giving the protein MDNFTAIAECERSFGPTATVCSDRFDFTLLFEQSVLNIGPSAVLLLVLPFRLQQLCRQRRKVLRHPLNAAKIAACLVFGGLQIALLTLWTKAPLSNQTSIAASVLGVLDAFALGVLSYTEHTRTIRPSSTICLYLVFSLLFDAVQCRTLWLLPGLHDLSVTFTAMLSVKLVMFLLEIKGKRRFLLTAFQGLSPEATSGIVSRGFFWWLNGLLGMGFKATLSPSTLYVVDDELRSDRLLQRISGCRDENSGGKQCSLWLSLCKETKTAFFLTAIPRLALIGFKCSQPFLINRVIRYVDGDRGFDPKSFGYGLIAATGLVYLGNALSMGFYQHGLFRFITMIRGSLVSLIMSKNLEIVPNGSVDSSAPLTLVSTDVRTICKSFEAIHEVWANPIEIGIAIWLLQRQLGLGSIGPAITIFACTVGTAKLSKLMPRASKIWNEEIQKRITVTSDVLGSIKEAKMLGMVALLQQAIQDLRISELARAKRYRALITYMNMLGNTPSMVGPVVTFGIAILAQKINAGLSLSTATVFTSLSIIGLISQPLAQLIASVPVLVSSLGSFERIQDFLDQSTATSTTATQRGPLSVDRTDRGTFQHGEGFEMEAVSGQALPTPRDIALIQNGNFSLKPGAEPVLRGINLRIKSSTMTIIIGRVGSGKTTLIRGLLGELSSTGSVRTLEGAVAYCAQTSWLTTSTIKDNILGETAFDKDWYEKVVHACALVHDFAQLRHGDQTVVGSKGQSLSGGQKQRVALARAVYSRKPVFVVDDALSGLDVATRNHVWNGLFEPDGSANNVVILGDDGHIANQGTFDSMRSSTYLENLSIDINRRDDATSLGDIDPLESKKQDRPPKNDAEIDPEQDLLRTAGDTTLYWYYFKSIGWQYGSAGAIFLVLNCFVNVFPQLWLKFWTEDDARTGSADTAMYFGVYFAISMVGLLIIGVNIWIMFVVIVPKSSRNMHWTLLQSVMRAPLSFFVSTDTGNLINRFSQDLSHIDRDLPSALFMTSIAVLDCLAEGVLIVIGAKYLAVAIPFVLGILYCLQAFYLRTSRQMRFLDLQAQAPLLTKLIETIDGLSTIRAFGWQEAYKSASLDLLDQAQRPYYLLFCIQRWLTLVLDLLVGAIAVLLVSIAMMIPDATSTGAIAVALYNVLSFNRSLAHLITSWTELETSLGAISRLRTFEAQTPVEPSPSEEDSVQLRTHWPEHGQIEITNITASYSADSRPVLNGVSLPINPGDKIAIRGRTGSGKSSLTLAIFKLLGLDSGSIVIDGIDNVGHPLMGTPHIWAPQKCLNTMTSLLIPPTSNHHNNYNTYPNNFIFWEYLLLYLMVQYTEDEVQQAIEAISNGMAIKRAGIVYGIPRSTLQHRLNGKQARKAAFSDLQRLSPDQEHKLAEWIRIQHALGVAPTHLQVKLFAERILHAMGDTEPIGKGWVSAFMRRNPSVKVQRSRPIDSRRVNGASTEVIRDWFKLLAIPEIISIKPANRYNMDETGILEGQGSNGLVLGMSETKSVRKKQPGSRAWVSVIECISALGHALDPLIIYKGKTVQQQWFPLDLGPYEGWQFTATENGWTTDDTAVEWLQKVFLPQTVPQTASQGKEGKDEARLLIVDGHGSHTTTEFMWICYINNVYLLFLPPHTSHVLQPLDQSVFSPVKVAYRKELGYLSHWNDSTVIGKRSFLGCYQKARLAGLTMQNIRSGWKWTGLWPVSIAKPLMSKLLLPSTPRASDQASKGQSGGQGDKEWASASSAVVWSTPRKMKDLAGQLKLFTELDNDVHTQRLLFMKVKKGFSEQAYELATAQHKLELLQAQVTNNAARKRRTVQIDPNTKFANIKDIQKAQIEAGEKEDITDESSESDLPSEAESCIVVASRRVQ; this is encoded by the exons ATGGATAACTtcaccgccatcgccgagtgCGAGAGGTCCTTTGGCCCAACAGCAACCGTTTGCAGCGATCGGTTTGACTTCACCCTCCTCTTCGAACAATCTGTGCTGAACATCGGCCCATCCGCAGTCTTGCTCCTGGTGCTTCCGTTCCGGCTCCAACAGCTCTGTCGCCAACGCCGGAAAGTTTTGCGACATCCCCTCAACGCTGCCAAGATCGCAGCATGTCTTGTCTTTGGCGGTCTTCAGATTGCCCTGCTGACACTTTGGACAAAAGCACCGCTTTCTAACCAAACCTCGATCGCCGCCTCGGTGCTGGGTGTACTGGACGCTTTCGCGCTTGGTGTTCTCAGCTATACGGAGCATACCCGGACTATTCGGCCTTCTAGCACCATTTGCCTCTATCTCGTTTTTTCATTGTTGTTTGACGCAGTGCAATGTCGCACGCTATGGCTCCTCCCAGGACTGCACGACCTCTCAGTTACTTTCACGGCAATGTTATCGGTGAAGCTGGTCATGTTCTTACTCGAGATTAAGGGGAAGCGCCGATTTCTCTTGACTGCTTTCCAGGGCCTGAGTCCTGAAGCCACCAGCGGGATTGTCTCTCGAGGGTTCTTCTGGTGGCTTAATGGCTTATTGGGGATGGGCTTCAAGGCAACCTTGTCTCCGTCGACGCTTTACGTCGTTGATGACGAGCTACGGTCTGACCGCCTCCTCCAGAGAATCAGTGGATGCCGGGACGAGAATAGTGGGGGAAAACAATGTTCACTTTGGTTATCGCTCTGCAAAGAAACGAAAACCGCATTTTTCCTGACGGCAATACCTCGACTTGCCCTAATTGGCTTCAAGTGCTCTCAGCCCTTTTTGATTAACAGAGTCATCAGATATGTTGATGGAGACCGAGGCTTTGATCCCAAATCCTTCGGGTACGGTTTGATAGCCGCTACTGGGCTGGTGTATCTCGGAAATGCT TTGTCGATGGGCTTTTACCAACATGGACTCTTCCGTTTCATCACCATGATCCGTGGATCCCTGGTCTCCTTGATCATGTCAAAGAACCTCGAGATCGTCCCAAATGGGAGCGTGGATTCCTCGGCACCTCTCACGCTGGTTAGTACCGATGTGAGAACTATCTGTAAATCGTTCGAAGCCATCCACGAGGTCTGGGCGAACCCAATCGAAATCGGCATCGCCATCTGGCTGCTTCAGAGGCAGCTCGGCCTTGGAAGTATAGGCCCAGCCATCACGATTTTCG CCTGCACAGTCGGCACGGCCAAGTTGTCGAAGCTCATGCCTCGAGCGTCCAAGATATGGAACGAAGAGATTCAAAAGCGCATTACAGTCACATCGGATGTGCTTGGCTCTATCAAGGAGGCAAAGATGCTTGGCATGGTAGCGTTGCTGCAACAGGCAATCCAGGATCTCAGGATCTCGGAGCTGGCCAGAGCGAAACGATACCGTGCCCTAATCACGTACATGAACATGTTAG GCAACACCCCTTCAATGGTTGGCCCAGTTGTTACCTTTGGGATCGCAATCCTCGCCCAGAAAATCAACGCCGGACTTTCGCTCTCCACTGCCACGGTCTTCACATCCCTTTCAATCATCGGTCTCATCTCACAGCCTTTAGCTCAATTGATCGCCTCGGTCCCAGTTCTTGTATCATCCTTGGGAAGTTTTGAGAGGATCCAGGATTTCCTCGACCAGAGCACGGCGACATCGACTACAGCCACTCAAAGGGGCCCTTTATCAGTAGATCGTACTGACCGCGGAACATTTCAACATGGAGAGGGTTTCGAGATGGAGGCCGTCTCAGGGCAAGCTCTTCCCACGCCGAGGGATATCGCATTGATTCAAAACGGCAACTTCTCATTGAAACCTGGTGCAGAACCAGTTCTACGCGGCATAAATCTCCGCATCAAGTCCTCTACAATGACTATCATCATCGGGAGAGTGGGATCTGGTAAGACGACTCTTATTCGAGGGCTTCTGGGAGAGCTGTCATCAACCGGGTCGGTCAGAACCTTGGAGGGAGCCGTGGCTTACTGCGCGCAAACGAGCTGGCTCACCACCTCCACCATCAAAGATAACATCCTGGGCGAGACAGCTTTTGACAAGGACTGGTACGAAAAGGTTGTGCATGCATGTGCTCTCGTGCATGATTTCGCACAGCTCCGTCATGGAGACCAAACAGTGGTCGGGAGCAAGGGGCAGTCCCTTAGCGGAGGCCAGAAACAGCGCGTT GCTTTGGCACGGGCTGTATACTCCAGAAAGCCGGTGTTCGTGgtcgacgatgcgctgagCGGTTTGGACGTTGCCACGAGAAATCATGTCTGGAATGGTCTCTTCGAGCCTGATGG CTCTGCCAACAATGTTGTGATCCTGGGTGACGATGGTCACATCGCGAACCAGGGGACTTTTGACTCTATGCGGAGCAGCACCTATCTGGAGAACCTCTCTATTGATATCAACCGCCGCGACGATGCAACTTCATTGGGGGATATAGACCCCTTGGAGTCGAAAAAACAGGATAGACCTCCGAAGAATGACGCCGAGATCGATCCTGAGCAAGACCTTTTGAGAACGGCAGGCGACACTACGCTTTATTGGTATTACTTCAAGTCAATTGGCTGGCAATATGGATCAGCCGGTGCAATATTCCTGGTCTTGAACTGTTTCGTCAACGTCTTTCCAC AGCTTTGGCTCAAATTCTGGACTGAAGATGATGCAAGAACGGGCTCGGCGGATACAGCCATGTATTTTGGGGTATACTTTGCCATATCGATGGTTGGTTTGCTTATTATTGGGGTCAACATCTG GATCATGTTTGTCGTAATAGTGCCAAAGTCTTCTCGGAACATGCACTGGACGTTGCTCCAGTCCGTCATGAG GGCACCCTTATCATTCTTCGTTTCAACCGACACTGGAAACTTGATCAACAG ATTCAGTCAAGACCTGTCACATATTGATCGGGACCTCCCGTCCGCCTTGTTCATGACCTCAATCG CTGTTCTTGACTGCCTTGCTGAAGGAGttctcatcgtcatcggtgCCAAATACCTCGCAGTTGCCATCCCGTTTGTGTTGGGTATTCTCTATTGCCTACAGGCATTCTATCTGAGGACATCCCGGCAGATGCGATTTTTAGACCTTCAAGCCCAGGCGCCTCTTCTCACCAAGCTGATCGAAACGATTGATGGGCTCTCGACTATCCGGGCATTCGGCTGGCAGGAAGCCTACAAGAGCGCCTCACTCGATCTCCTGGACCAGGCACAGCGCCCTTACTATCTGCTGTTTTGCATACAGCGTTGGCTAACGTTAGTCTTGGACCTCCTTGTtggcgccatcgccgtgTTGCTCGTTTCAATAGCCATGATGATCCCGGACGCAACTAGTACTGGCGCGATAGCGGTTGCGCTTTACAATGTTCTCAGCTTCAACCGCTCTCTGGCCCACCTGATCACTTCTTGGACGGAGCTTGAGACTTCTTTGGGGGCCATCTCTCGACTGAGAACCTTTGAGGCCCAAACGCCAGTTGAGCCATCGCCTTCCGAAGAAGACTCGGTTCAACTTCGAACTCACTGGCCTGAGCATGGTCAGATCGAGATCACGAACATTACAGCCTCGTACTCTGCAGATTCCAGACCAGTGCTCAATGGCGTTTCCCTGCCAATCAACCCAGGGGACAAAATTGCAATCCGCGGCCGCACAGGGAGCGGCAAATCGTCTCTCACACTTGCCATCTTCAAGCTCCTGGGCCTGGACTCCGGTTCGATTGTGATCGACGGAATCgataacgtcgggcacccacttatgggcaccccccacatttgggcaccccaaaaatgcctcaacaCCATGACCAGCCTCCTCATTCCTCCCACCTCCAACCATCACAACAATTACAATACTTATCCAAACAACTTCATTTTTTGGGAATACCTTCTTCTATACCTTATGGTCCAATACACTGAAGATGAGGTCCAGCAAGCGATTGAAGCCATCAGCAACGGCATGGCCATAAAGAGGGCAGGCATTGTGTATGGCATTCCAAGATCAACCCTTCAGCATCGACTTAATGGCAAGCAGGCCAGAAAAGCTGCGTTTTCTgaccttcagaggctttcccctgatCAGGAGCAtaagctggctgaatggattcgcattcaACATGCCCTTGGagttgccccaacccatctgcaagtgaagctattcgcagaaaggatcctccatgctatgggAGACACAGAGCCCATAGGAAAGGGCTGGGTTTCTGCCTTCATGAGGAGAaatccttcagtcaaggttcagagaagtcgccctatcgattctagacgtgttaatggggcatctactgaggtcatcagggactggttcaaactccttgccataccagagatcatcagcatcaaaccagccaatagatacaacatggatgagactggtatccttgagggccagggatctaatgggctggtgctgggcatgtctgagacgaagtctgtccgcaagaaacagcctgggtcaagggcatgggtatctgttatcgaatgcatctctgccctgggccatgcccttgatcccctcattatatataagggcaagacagtccagcagcagtggtttcctctagatcttggcccttatgaaggatggcaatttactgcaacagagaatggatggactacagacgacactgcagttgaatggctgcagaaggtcttcctccctcagactgtccctcagactgcctcccagggcaaggagggcaaggatgaggctagactattgattgttgatggccatgggagtcacacaacgacggaattTATGTGGATATGTTATATTAATAACGTCTACCTCCTATTCCTtccaccacatacctcccatgtcctccagccactagaccagtcagtcttcagccctgtgAAGGTggcctataggaaggagcttggatatCTCAGTCActggaatgactctactgttATAGGCAAGAGAAGCTTCCTTGGATGTTATCAAaaggctcgtctggcaggcctgacgatgcagaacatcagaagtggatggaaatggactggcctatggcctgtttctatagcaaagccccttatgagCAAGttgctgctcccatcaacaccaagggcatcaGATCAGGccagcaaagggcagtctggaggccAGGGAGATAAAGaatgggcatctgcgtcatctgcagtagtatggtcgacgccaaggaagatgaaggacctggctgggcaactgaagctattcacagagctggacaaTGATGTCCatactcaacgcctccttttcatgaaggtgaaaaaaggcttcagcgagcaggcctatgagctggcaactgcccagcataagctggagctcctgcaggcccaagtcaccaataatgcagcaaggaaaagaaggacagtccagatcgacccaaacaccaagttcgctaatatcaaggacatccagaaggctcaaattgaggctggcgaaaaagaggatatcacggatgagtccagcgagtctgatttacctagtgaagctgaaagctgtattgtggtggcatctagaagagtgcaataa